The genomic window TTCACCCAACCACGAAAATTATTGTTTACCACAAAGTAACAAATATTTAGTAAAGTATAAAAGGATGCGGTCTTAACATGGAATTGTGATAGCATGAGTTCTAAGGATAAAATGAAAGAAATGCGTGAAAAGTCCCAGGAAAGAAGGATGGATTCTGCACAAGAGTTCTCAGACAAACTACTAGATAAACTCGGCGACAAAGTGAAAGTAGTAGCCGTCTGGGGGAGCGTTGCCAAAGGAGAGCACGGACACGACTCAGATATCGATACACTTGTTGTTTTAGATGATACTAAATTACAGAAAGATGTTCCTGAAGATGCTAAAAAGAAGATTAGGAAAAAGGTTACAGACCTTGCTAAGGAAACAGATGATAGAATTACTATCCAGTACTTCCCGTTCCTTACCGAGTTCTGGGACTCACTTAGGAAAGGAGAACCTCTAGCTATCGAAGCCGTGCGTAACGGCAGCCCGGTATACGACACAGGGATCTTTATGCCAGCTAAAAGACTGCTGGAAAGAGGAAAGATCAGTGGAACACAGGAATCAGTCAAGAAAAGATTGAAACTTGGTGCAGCAGGATACAAGAAAGCAGAGAAAACGATGAAGTCTTCACTTCCTCACAAACTCGAACAGGCAATGGCTAACGCCGGTCAGGCACCAATCATGCTTTCAGGAGCAAATCCTCCTCCAAAGGAGAAAGTTCCAGAGAAGCTTGAGGAAATGTTTGTAGAGCAGGATATGCTTGAGCAGGAGTATGTTGACATGGCTCAGGAAATCTACGACTTCGGTGACAAAGGTGAGAAAAATCCTGAGGAAGTGACTGGTGAAGAACTA from Candidatus Nanohalobium constans includes these protein-coding regions:
- a CDS encoding nucleotidyltransferase domain-containing protein, which gives rise to MSSKDKMKEMREKSQERRMDSAQEFSDKLLDKLGDKVKVVAVWGSVAKGEHGHDSDIDTLVVLDDTKLQKDVPEDAKKKIRKKVTDLAKETDDRITIQYFPFLTEFWDSLRKGEPLAIEAVRNGSPVYDTGIFMPAKRLLERGKISGTQESVKKRLKLGAAGYKKAEKTMKSSLPHKLEQAMANAGQAPIMLSGANPPPKEKVPEKLEEMFVEQDMLEQEYVDMAQEIYDFGDKGEKNPEEVTGEELDEMMEKTDDYVRRMHKLVSQMGAKKKVRGLVDDYKKFLKANVAALRAQDVEPPEDKDDLPQVVEQNLDVDEEHLEMFDRWEKVVEKVKEKEMDDLEDKEIYELKNETREFVKKVGKEYQEMKEEKTEEAEKMAPDMDTTSVAKAADTEEMVPNLQEKAEKEVESEEDSEEEEK